In Zymoseptoria tritici IPO323 chromosome 7, whole genome shotgun sequence, a single genomic region encodes these proteins:
- the KIN28 gene encoding serine/threonine protein kinase, CMGC family, CDC2/CDK subfamily has translation MKRLKLSPNGSSTTSKPSALVADLAEQLDAQERNKYIKGKKLGSGQYADVFSAHLVTDPTQLVAIKKIKVGAEVKEFGISYDCLREIRFLQELDHPNIIKLYSVFSTKNQNLNLVLEQLPQGDLLQLIQNTQGIQYTPADVKSWMLMLQRAVWFCHANHVLHRDIKPNNLLIAANGEIKLADFGLARSFADPYQPMTYNTITIWYRPPELFYQAQYYGGVVDIWSCGCVFAELVAREVLFRAWPESEINMVKLICEKVGTPTEDNWPGVSKLKGYVVADEQFPVRGKDYWAAHFRTIGEQGVDLLMGMLTLDPRKRLDAEAVLRHGYWTSEPRPSRLEDLPKKGGGLEKVGEDLKRRGGEVPAKGKGDGVARKINFGGK, from the coding sequence ATTTAGCAGAACAACTCGACGCGCAAGAGAGGAATAAGTACATCAAAGGGAAGAAGCTCGGATCCGGACAATACGCCGATGTCTTCTCTGCCCACCTCGTCACCGATCCCACCCAGCTCGTCGCCatcaagaagatcaaggtCGGCGCGGAAGTCAAAGAGTTTGGGATATCATACGACTGTCTCCGAGAAATTCGGTTTCTCCAAGAACTCGACCATCCCAACATCATCAAGCTCTACTCCGTCTTCAGCACGAAGAACCAGAATCTCAACCTCGTCTTGGAGCAGTTACCTCAGGGAGATCTATTGCAGTTGATTCAGAACACCCAAGGCATTCAATATACACCCGCGGACGTGAAGTCGTGGATGCTCATGCTTCAACGCGCGGTCTGGTTCTGTCATGCGAACCATGTGTTGCATCGAGATATCAAGCCAAACAATTTGTTGATTGCAGCGAATGGAGAGATCAAATTGGCAGATTTTGGTCTTGCGCGGAGCTTTGCGGATCCATACCAGCCGATGACATACAACACCATTACGATTTGGTATCGTCCGCCGGAGCTCTTCTACCAAGCACAGTACTACGGCGGCGTGGTGGACATCTGGAGTTGCGGTTGCGTGTTTGCGGAGTTGGTTGCAAGAGAGGTGTTATTCCGCGCCTGGCCGGAAAGTGAAATCAATATGGTCAAATTGATATGTGAGAAAGTTGGCACGCCGACGGAAGACAACTGGCCAGGCGTGAGTAAACTGAAAGGATACGTGGTGGCCGATGAACAATTTCCTGTCCGAGGGAAGGATTACTGGGCGGCGCATTTCCGGACGATTGGAGAGCAAGGCGTGGATTTGTTGATGGGAATGTTGACGTTGGATCCGCGGAAGCGTTTGGATGCGGAAGCGGTGCTGAGGCATGGATACTGGACAAGTGAGCCAAGGCCAAGTCGATTGGAGGATTTGCCAAAGAAGGGAGGAGGCTTGGAGAAGGTGGGAGAGGATTtgaagaggagaggtggGGAGGTGCCAGCCAAGGGAAAAGGGGATGGAGTGGCGAGGAAGATCAACTTCGGCGGCAAGTGA